In Spirochaetota bacterium, a single window of DNA contains:
- a CDS encoding ATP-binding protein, with product MDNPVSLEYNTLLNTIQAPVFVVDASKHIIDINNHTKRLFHSVDIIGKSCKDIFPECQKSCACPVDAADYKIPTDSQRCKQIMVLNTVKEQVELCIIPVQTAHDIVFFHILTDNDIQNRQNLVMLEKNMTISTLASGIAHEFNNMNAGIQGIVELLLSQEELSSAGIKDLKTILKIVKRATHLIEQLSMLAHRKPSKQMLVNIEDIVNDCVSIIKPQFMDAGITIDVNHKDRLPELFLDANKITLALMNIFLNARDAMIDTEEKKLEISTSLNDIYVTIAIKDTGCGIKEENIQRIFEPFFTTKGPLGHSNIPGTGLGLSVALGIIEEHGGTIAVESTVGNGTAFTIQLPVNTDDKIASEVAVNYTEYDFLGKKILIVEDDPEFATILQRALIAKNAEVIYAGNGAEGLHYLDNQSVDCALLDVHLPDMTVWDILKKVQYMNNRPNVIIVSGNYLAMNNNYIGIVDYVLLKPFDLEELFNAIKSSLAL from the coding sequence ATGGATAATCCTGTCAGTTTGGAATATAATACGCTCCTTAACACCATACAAGCACCTGTTTTTGTGGTTGATGCTTCAAAGCATATTATTGATATCAATAATCATACTAAGCGTTTATTCCATTCTGTTGATATAATTGGAAAATCCTGCAAAGATATCTTCCCGGAATGCCAAAAATCATGTGCCTGTCCTGTGGATGCTGCTGATTACAAAATTCCAACTGATAGTCAACGATGTAAGCAGATAATGGTACTGAATACGGTAAAAGAACAGGTGGAACTGTGTATCATCCCAGTACAAACTGCACATGATATTGTATTCTTTCATATTTTAACTGATAATGATATACAGAACAGACAAAACCTGGTAATGCTTGAAAAAAACATGACTATTTCAACGCTGGCATCGGGTATTGCCCATGAATTTAATAATATGAACGCAGGTATTCAGGGTATAGTTGAGTTATTGCTTTCCCAGGAAGAGTTATCTTCAGCTGGAATAAAAGATCTTAAAACAATATTGAAGATAGTAAAACGAGCAACACATCTTATTGAACAATTATCAATGTTAGCTCATCGAAAACCTTCAAAACAGATGCTGGTTAATATTGAAGATATAGTCAATGATTGTGTAAGTATCATAAAGCCACAATTCATGGATGCAGGAATTACTATTGACGTTAACCATAAAGATAGACTGCCAGAATTATTTTTAGATGCCAATAAGATAACCTTAGCGCTTATGAATATCTTTTTGAATGCTCGTGATGCAATGATTGATACAGAAGAGAAAAAATTAGAAATTAGTACCAGCCTGAATGATATATACGTTACTATAGCTATTAAAGATACAGGATGTGGAATAAAAGAAGAAAATATACAACGTATATTTGAGCCTTTTTTTACCACAAAGGGCCCATTAGGGCATTCCAATATACCAGGTACAGGACTGGGGCTTTCTGTTGCGTTGGGTATTATTGAAGAACATGGTGGTACCATAGCCGTAGAAAGTACAGTTGGCAATGGTACTGCATTTACAATTCAATTGCCAGTTAATACTGATGATAAAATTGCTTCTGAAGTTGCGGTAAATTATACAGAATATGATTTTTTGGGCAAAAAGATTTTGATTGTTGAAGATGATCCTGAATTTGCTACTATTTTGCAAAGAGCACTGATTGCCAAAAATGCTGAAGTAATATATGCAGGGAACGGTGCTGAAGGATTACATTATCTGGATAATCAATCTGTAGATTGTGCATTACTTGATGTGCACCTTCCAGATATGACAGTATGGGATATATTGAAGAAAGTTCAATATATGAACAACAGACCAAATGTAATTATTGTATCAGGAAATTATTTAGCAATGAATAACAACTATATTGGTATAGTTGATTATGTGCTGCTAAAGCCGTTTGATTTAGAAGAATTATTTAATGCAATAAAAAGTAGTTTGGCACTATAA
- a CDS encoding diacylglycerol kinase family protein, with product MTKKDTILLIVNPIAGRGKALRSIERIENDFKTLNIKHETVLTEKVWHAAELAEDAAKKSYRAVVVASGDGTANEVLNGLMVARKKGYTKTAMGQIPVGTGNDFAYGMGLPNDIDECIKIIADFNVRKIDVGFIKGGDYPEGRYFGNGIGIGFDATTGFVASRIRFLRGMMVYLIAALQTIFIYYKAPRIRMTYNSKETIMDALQISVMNGKRMGGGFHFAPDGSPFDGLLDLCMVRSMNQFKIFGMIPYFIRGTQAKRKEVMQDRTTKIEVVAEKGSLPVHCDGETICYSGKELYIQLFPAALNFITKA from the coding sequence ATGACTAAAAAAGATACCATTTTGCTAATAGTAAATCCCATAGCTGGCAGGGGGAAGGCACTCAGGTCTATAGAAAGGATTGAGAATGATTTTAAAACTTTAAACATAAAACATGAGACTGTTTTAACGGAAAAAGTATGGCATGCAGCGGAATTAGCAGAGGATGCTGCTAAAAAAAGTTACCGTGCTGTTGTAGTTGCCAGTGGTGATGGTACAGCCAATGAAGTGTTAAATGGATTGATGGTAGCACGTAAAAAGGGGTATACTAAAACTGCCATGGGGCAGATTCCTGTAGGAACAGGAAATGATTTTGCTTATGGAATGGGGTTGCCCAATGATATAGATGAGTGTATAAAGATAATAGCAGATTTCAATGTCCGAAAGATTGATGTTGGTTTCATCAAAGGTGGAGATTATCCTGAAGGTAGATATTTTGGCAATGGGATTGGTATAGGTTTTGATGCCACTACCGGATTTGTTGCAAGCAGGATACGCTTTTTGCGGGGCATGATGGTATATTTGATTGCTGCATTGCAGACAATATTTATTTATTATAAAGCTCCCCGAATACGTATGACCTATAACAGTAAAGAAACCATTATGGATGCTTTGCAGATTTCCGTAATGAATGGTAAACGTATGGGTGGAGGTTTTCATTTTGCCCCTGATGGGAGCCCCTTTGATGGTTTACTGGATTTATGTATGGTGCGTTCTATGAATCAGTTTAAGATTTTTGGCATGATACCTTATTTTATACGAGGCACACAGGCAAAACGCAAGGAAGTAATGCAGGATAGAACCACAAAAATTGAAGTTGTTGCTGAAAAGGGGAGCCTCCCCGTACATTGTGATGGAGAAACAATTTGCTATTCAGGAAAAGAGTTGTATATTCAACTATTTCCAGCAGCGCTGAATTTTATAACAAAGGCTTAA
- a CDS encoding TonB-dependent receptor — MKTIKKTILLWAIVTCISSIASGQNQYAILGKIYSQATKKPVDFATIAIPEIKQKFYTKADGSYSIQVEKPGTYTLIISSSGFKPVTLSITINGVIQKDIVLQPIAIKGAALTITGERDIQKVSRYTLTVQDLKAVPASFGDSLNALTSLPGVIRTSGFFGPLVIRGADPNFNGYFIDDIPVYNPQHFGAIHSIINNDLMSEIDLYSSSFPSPYANSIGAVISINTIDTVKEFGGSVDVGLISSNILLKSPVTEYNEETSQEETKGYWIVSGRYAYLSLFVPAIYKLLTGDEIESVPEYWDYQFKGKYYFTQTQSITFLLFGAYDYIKFINESTPPEEVDPLLASFEFKNNLGSHALGVYYRWQPENRFENTIVMFGSFTNSYNYLNIPSVNAADWIKDLHITSKPYIYGVKEKIKLEWWKDHAQFRGALEYTLYHFTNDGYTLVLNAPLYNIPDFGDPNVASKIPLGQKFNNHVIGGYAEQKFMFGRLTLLPGIRTDYLTKTKQQTVDPRFMASYEFSTQTTVSYATGKYSGFIQTNSNLFNYQPNLAGAGDEYKPQSAYHNAVSIEQKLSLVTIKAEVFYNHFQNLYQDDPIKDSNGNVIQEGKSSGQLQAHGFEVLIRIDQEENADGLFGWIDYTYTRSKFKTGASIDPNKDTWFPFAYEQPHSLKMVVGYTLGKHTISARFQAYSGFPYTPVIGSDESPDSSGRYVPIYDYDHLHSKRFPWEHRLDVRYSHKTNHEWGYVSWYIEVINIYNYKPKNDLAWNYYKPHGEDNPKLKAQEGLNFIPNFGVEVKF; from the coding sequence ATGAAGACAATTAAGAAAACAATACTATTATGGGCGATAGTTACCTGTATAAGCAGCATTGCCTCAGGACAAAATCAATATGCCATACTGGGGAAGATCTATTCACAAGCCACCAAAAAACCAGTTGATTTTGCTACTATAGCCATACCTGAAATTAAACAAAAGTTTTATACAAAAGCAGATGGCTCATATAGCATACAGGTTGAAAAACCAGGTACATATACGCTGATAATCTCATCATCAGGTTTTAAGCCTGTGACCTTAAGCATAACAATAAATGGTGTCATTCAAAAGGATATTGTGCTACAACCTATAGCAATTAAAGGTGCTGCCTTAACTATTACCGGTGAACGTGATATACAAAAAGTATCGCGTTACACACTAACCGTACAGGATTTAAAAGCAGTACCTGCATCATTTGGTGATTCTTTGAATGCATTGACATCATTACCAGGTGTTATACGCACCAGTGGTTTTTTTGGGCCCCTGGTTATCCGTGGCGCTGATCCTAACTTTAATGGTTATTTCATTGATGATATACCCGTTTATAATCCACAACATTTTGGAGCCATTCATTCCATAATCAATAATGATCTGATGAGTGAAATTGACCTGTATTCTTCAAGTTTCCCATCCCCGTATGCAAATTCCATTGGTGCTGTCATATCAATAAATACAATTGACACAGTCAAAGAGTTTGGTGGTTCTGTTGATGTTGGATTAATATCATCAAATATTCTGCTCAAATCACCAGTGACAGAATATAATGAAGAAACAAGCCAGGAAGAAACCAAAGGCTATTGGATAGTATCGGGACGCTATGCATATCTATCATTATTTGTACCTGCAATTTACAAATTGCTTACCGGCGATGAGATTGAATCAGTTCCCGAATACTGGGATTACCAGTTCAAAGGAAAATATTATTTTACACAAACACAATCAATAACATTTCTGTTATTTGGTGCGTATGATTATATAAAATTCATCAATGAATCAACTCCTCCCGAAGAAGTGGATCCATTGCTTGCTTCGTTTGAATTTAAAAATAATTTAGGTTCACATGCACTTGGTGTATATTACCGGTGGCAGCCTGAAAACCGCTTTGAAAACACCATTGTTATGTTTGGCTCATTTACAAACAGTTATAATTACCTTAATATTCCATCTGTGAATGCTGCTGATTGGATAAAAGACCTTCATATCACCTCTAAACCATATATTTATGGCGTAAAAGAAAAAATTAAATTAGAATGGTGGAAGGATCATGCCCAGTTCCGGGGAGCGTTAGAATACACATTATACCATTTCACCAATGATGGATATACGCTGGTTCTTAATGCACCATTATATAATATTCCTGACTTTGGTGATCCCAATGTAGCCTCCAAAATTCCTTTAGGCCAGAAATTTAACAATCATGTAATTGGAGGTTATGCCGAACAAAAATTTATGTTTGGGAGACTGACACTTCTTCCCGGCATACGTACTGACTATCTGACCAAAACAAAACAGCAAACTGTGGACCCTCGCTTTATGGCAAGCTACGAATTCTCCACACAAACCACTGTATCGTATGCTACAGGAAAATATTCAGGTTTTATCCAGACAAATTCCAATTTATTTAACTATCAGCCCAATTTAGCAGGTGCAGGTGATGAATACAAGCCTCAAAGTGCTTATCATAATGCAGTAAGCATTGAACAGAAACTATCGCTTGTAACAATAAAGGCAGAAGTGTTTTATAATCATTTCCAGAACCTGTATCAGGATGACCCAATAAAGGATAGTAACGGTAATGTAATTCAGGAAGGGAAAAGCAGCGGACAACTCCAAGCCCATGGTTTTGAAGTATTGATACGCATTGACCAGGAAGAAAATGCTGATGGTTTGTTTGGATGGATTGATTACACCTATACCAGATCAAAGTTTAAAACAGGTGCATCAATAGATCCTAACAAGGACACATGGTTTCCTTTTGCATACGAGCAGCCACATTCTTTAAAAATGGTAGTTGGATATACATTGGGAAAACATACCATCAGTGCACGTTTCCAGGCTTACAGCGGATTCCCGTATACACCAGTTATTGGCTCTGACGAAAGTCCTGATAGTTCGGGGCGATATGTTCCCATCTATGATTATGATCACCTTCATTCAAAACGATTCCCGTGGGAACACCGTTTAGATGTACGCTACAGTCATAAAACCAATCATGAGTGGGGATATGTTTCATGGTATATTGAAGTTATCAATATTTACAACTATAAGCCAAAAAACGATTTAGCATGGAATTATTACAAACCACATGGTGAAGATAATCCAAAATTAAAAGCTCAGGAGGGATTAAATTTTATTCCCAATTTTGGTGTTGAGGTTAAATTTTAA
- a CDS encoding energy transducer TonB encodes MPEVADSLEFINIETVTAQSKRIATKEISTTTGQVTPSTDRAVGLSDESEVFDISFYPNIVPPKPIGALKKIYPQSAREKNVEANVNVEIVIAPDGKVSNVQILSIRLSKDLPPEQYNILSKEFSKAAYSILTQARFTPPIINGQRVAIKMELPMQFKLE; translated from the coding sequence ATGCCAGAAGTAGCTGATAGCTTAGAGTTTATCAATATTGAAACTGTTACTGCACAATCAAAGCGAATAGCAACAAAAGAAATATCAACCACCACAGGACAGGTTACCCCATCAACTGATAGAGCTGTTGGTCTTTCAGATGAATCTGAAGTCTTTGATATTTCATTTTATCCAAACATCGTTCCTCCCAAGCCAATTGGAGCTTTAAAGAAAATCTATCCCCAGTCAGCTCGTGAAAAGAATGTTGAAGCAAACGTAAACGTTGAAATTGTCATTGCTCCCGATGGCAAAGTTTCCAATGTCCAGATACTATCGATACGTCTATCAAAAGATCTTCCGCCTGAGCAATACAATATATTGAGCAAAGAATTTTCAAAAGCAGCATATTCAATACTTACCCAGGCAAGATTTACGCCACCTATAATTAACGGGCAGCGAGTGGCAATAAAAATGGAATTACCAATGCAATTTAAACTGGAATAA
- a CDS encoding omptin family outer membrane protease — protein MKNISSHKKIILCITSFIFVVYSYCHADSLHLETVTGVGFSQGTIGEYVYDNHRLLSRLNWNIDYLWYYNFSVALWYNSFFAQIQVHSGINDKIGTIDDSDWVDDNNPTVKTHYSKHDNYCERYASYNCNIGFKSEITDSFSLKPYIGFLYKSIKMSARDGYLEYPPGSPKVPVYGVGIIYEQRYYIPYIALSSEINVTETIGILAGMSVSLFAFAEDIDNHVHRNPGDDIDFYADYDGIIYFHAYAGCFVSLNDTIKIALDVVYEYVPEQKGDTYYINTSTGIKSPVFNDAAGLKYSVFSVQLSLVYRLIIL, from the coding sequence GTGAAAAATATTTCTTCACATAAAAAGATAATACTTTGCATCACAAGTTTTATTTTTGTTGTGTATTCTTATTGTCATGCCGATTCTTTGCATCTTGAAACTGTAACTGGAGTAGGCTTTTCACAGGGAACAATAGGTGAATATGTATATGATAATCACCGTTTGTTGAGCAGATTAAACTGGAATATTGATTATTTATGGTATTATAACTTTTCAGTAGCTCTATGGTATAACTCGTTTTTTGCACAAATTCAGGTGCATAGTGGCATAAATGATAAAATAGGGACAATTGATGATTCAGATTGGGTAGATGATAATAATCCAACCGTAAAAACACATTATTCAAAACATGATAATTATTGTGAAAGATATGCCTCATATAATTGTAACATTGGTTTTAAAAGTGAAATTACTGATTCTTTCAGCTTAAAACCATATATAGGTTTTTTATATAAATCTATCAAGATGTCGGCTAGAGATGGCTATCTAGAGTATCCGCCGGGTTCTCCAAAGGTTCCTGTCTATGGAGTTGGGATCATCTATGAACAGCGATATTATATACCATACATAGCATTGTCATCAGAAATTAATGTAACAGAAACAATAGGAATTTTGGCAGGCATGTCGGTTAGTTTATTTGCATTTGCTGAAGACATAGACAATCATGTGCACCGCAATCCAGGTGATGATATAGATTTTTATGCCGACTATGACGGAATTATCTATTTTCATGCTTATGCAGGATGTTTTGTTTCTCTGAATGATACTATCAAAATTGCCCTTGATGTAGTATATGAATATGTTCCCGAGCAGAAAGGAGATACCTATTATATCAATACTTCAACAGGAATAAAATCACCTGTTTTTAATGATGCAGCGGGATTGAAGTATTCAGTTTTTTCAGTACAGCTTTCGTTGGTATATAGGTTGATAATACTATAA
- a CDS encoding DUF1353 domain-containing protein, giving the protein MDKIQYRKLNKYKYQLMRDYSYKTTILLDHDTGVPDFVTLRKDGQLEIYKGYAWDGPSGPTIDTKDFMRGSLVHDALYQLIREEKIERKYKEYADKLLHDICREDGMSKFRAWYVYWAVRLFGTAKKNPDDTSNQLIEAP; this is encoded by the coding sequence ATGGATAAGATCCAATACAGAAAACTTAACAAATACAAGTATCAATTGATGCGTGATTACTCGTATAAAACAACAATTTTATTAGATCATGATACTGGTGTGCCAGATTTTGTAACCTTACGCAAAGATGGGCAGTTAGAGATATATAAAGGTTATGCCTGGGATGGCCCCAGTGGTCCTACTATTGATACCAAAGATTTTATGCGGGGAAGCTTAGTTCATGATGCGCTGTATCAGCTTATACGTGAAGAAAAGATAGAAAGGAAATATAAAGAATATGCTGATAAGCTGTTGCATGATATTTGCAGAGAAGATGGTATGAGTAAATTCAGAGCGTGGTATGTATACTGGGCAGTGAGGTTGTTTGGCACAGCAAAAAAAAATCCTGATGATACCAGCAACCAACTTATAGAAGCACCGTGA